The Salvia miltiorrhiza cultivar Shanhuang (shh) chromosome 1, IMPLAD_Smil_shh, whole genome shotgun sequence genome has a window encoding:
- the LOC131005841 gene encoding uncharacterized acetyltransferase At3g50280-like, whose amino-acid sequence MVSQSSNLPLVSRCTVFPDRESTVPDLKLSVSDLPMLSCHYIQKGCLFTRPPLPAAELVSQLKTALSQALSQFPPLAGRLATDAEGYVYIACNDAGADFSHVYGGGIRVRDLLGSADGDVPAEFKGFFPCDLTVSYEGHFRPILAVRVTELADGVFIGCAVNHAVTDGTSFWNFFNSFAELSRGVRKVSRAPDFSRESLLISAAVLRLPEGGPKVTFDSGAPVRERIFRFSRESIQKLKAAVNNRKLEGGIDIAELMGKHSNDTLKNPDGKLTPLAWLRSAVSREAPPPVVAAEISSFQSLCALLWRGITRARKLPASKTTTFRMAVNCRHRVEPKLEPLYFGNAIQSIPTQVAAGEVLGRDLRWCAEQLNRNVVAHDGDTVRRYVESWERDPRCFPLGNFDGAMITMGSSPRFPMYDNDFGWGRPVAVRSGRANKFDGKISAFPGRDGNGTVDLEVVLAPDTMAALLSDSEFMQYVSISS is encoded by the coding sequence ATGGTTTCGCAGTCGTCGAATCTTCCATTAGTCTCTCGCTGCACCGTCTTCCCCGACCGGGAATCCACCGTTCCCGATCTCAAGCTCTCCGTCTCCGATCTCCCCATGCTCTCCTGCCACTACATTCAGAAAGGCTGCTTGTTCACGCGGCCGCCGCTCCCGGCGGCGGAGCTCGTCTCGCAGCTGAAGACCGCCCTCTCGCAGGCGCTCTCGCAATTCCCGCCCCTCGCCGGCCGCCTCGCCACCGACGCGGAGGGGTACGTCTACATCGCGTGCAACGACGCGGGGGCGGATTTCTCGCACGTGTACGGGGGCGGTATCCGCGTGAGGGACCTGCTGGGGTCCGCCGACGGCGACGTGCCGGCGGAATTCAAGGGGTTCTTCCCCTGCGACCTCACCGTGAGCTACGAGGGCCATTTCAGGCCGATTCTGGCGGTTAGGGTTACGGAGCTCGCCGACGGCGTCTTCATCGGCTGCGCCGTCAATCACGCCGTCACGGACGGGACCTCGTTCTGGAACTTCTTCAACAGCTTCGCGGAGCTCAGCCGCGGCGTGAGGAAGGTTTCTAGGGCTCCGGATTTCAGCCGCGAATCGCTGCTGATATCCGCGGCGGTGCTGCGGCTTCCCGAGGGCGGCCCGAAGGTCACCTTCGACAGCGGCGCGCCGGTGAGGGAGAGGATTTTTAGGTTTAGTCGGGAATCGATTCAGAAGCTAAAAGCCGCGGTTAACAACAGGAAATTGGAAGGCGGAATCGACATCGCCGAGCTGATGGGGAAGCACAGCAACGACACGCTGAAAAACCCCGACGGCAAGCTAACGCCGTTGGCCTGGCTACGCAGCGCCGTCTCGAGGGAGGCGCCGCCGCCGGTGGTGGCGGCGGAGATCTCGTCGTTCCAGTCGCTGTGCGCGCTGCTGTGGCGGGGGATCACGCGCGCGAGGAAGCTGCCGGCGAgcaaaacgacgacgtttcGGATGGCGGTGAACTGCCGGCACCGCGTGGAGCCGAAGCTGGAGCCGCTCTACTTCGGGAACGCGATCCAGAGCATCCCGACGCAGGTGGCGGCGGGGGAGGTGCTGGGGCGGGACCTCCGGTGGTGCGCGGAGCAGCTGAACAGGAATGTGGTGGCGCACGACGGCGATACGGTGAGGCGGTACGTCGAGAGCTGGGAGCGGGACCCACGCTGCTTCCCGCTGGGGAACTTCGACGGCGCCATGATCACGATGGGCAGCTCGCCCCGATTCCCCATGTACGATAACGACTTCGGGTGGGGCCGCCCCGTCGCGGTCCGGAGCGGCCGCGCCAACAAATTCGACGGCAAGATCTCCGCCTTCCCCGGCCGCGACGGGAACGGCACCGTCGATTTGGAGGTGGTTTTGGCTCCGGACACCATGGCCGCCTTGCTATCCGATTCGGAATTCATGCAATACGTATCAATATCGAGTTAA